From Alteribacter lacisalsi, a single genomic window includes:
- a CDS encoding VOC family protein: MSILFRVELYVKDIEKSLDFYQNIIGLELFGRNERSGRFNYDCFSLLVTSDSILEDGHYFNTKAKSDTKGNGFELIIVVDELEEVYTRCCDHGYPVEVEVEQYPWDMRGFKITDPDGYFLRITSK, from the coding sequence ATGAGCATTCTTTTCAGAGTGGAACTGTATGTAAAGGACATTGAGAAATCGCTTGATTTCTATCAGAATATCATCGGCCTGGAACTGTTCGGCAGGAATGAGCGGAGCGGGCGGTTTAATTATGACTGTTTTTCCCTGCTGGTAACTTCCGACTCGATCCTGGAGGATGGCCATTACTTCAACACGAAGGCCAAAAGTGACACAAAGGGGAACGGGTTTGAACTGATTATCGTGGTTGATGAGCTGGAGGAGGTGTACACGCGCTGCTGTGATCATGGATATCCTGTTGAAGTGGAAGTGGAGCAGTACCCATGGGATATGAGAGGGTTTAAGATTACCGACCCGGATGGCTATTTTCTCAGAATTACCTCTAAATGA
- a CDS encoding MerR family transcriptional regulator, with product MISIKEVTKQTGVTVRTLRHYDQIGLLKPAGKTDGSHRLYGEKELKKLQEIQFMKSLGFSLKNIGEMLANEDHDWFSGLQRQLNYIIREKEKLEQMEKMVTGLMNQLTLEGKVDVLHIQQLIHFSRQNKFRREAFLQEQFKEEKQKLFDLLPNVNSSDPDTLEWIALLAQIKKHMTKGVESVEVQRIMRRIMENDEELFAGNEALSNAFFWEVRKSQEKSEAAGLYPIEQEVLDFIKEAADVYLNKEAENEGGGN from the coding sequence ATGATATCCATTAAGGAAGTAACAAAGCAGACAGGTGTAACGGTAAGAACGCTGCGGCACTATGATCAGATTGGCTTATTGAAGCCGGCCGGCAAAACAGATGGCAGTCACCGTTTATACGGGGAAAAAGAACTGAAGAAACTGCAGGAAATTCAGTTTATGAAATCTCTGGGATTTTCCTTAAAAAACATAGGGGAGATGCTTGCCAACGAGGACCATGACTGGTTTAGCGGACTGCAGAGGCAGCTCAATTACATAATCAGAGAGAAAGAGAAGCTCGAACAAATGGAGAAGATGGTGACAGGATTAATGAATCAATTGACCCTCGAAGGGAAAGTGGATGTGCTTCACATACAGCAGCTCATTCACTTTTCCCGGCAAAACAAGTTCAGGCGGGAAGCGTTTTTACAGGAGCAGTTCAAAGAGGAGAAACAAAAGCTGTTTGATCTTCTTCCCAATGTAAACAGCAGCGATCCTGACACGTTGGAATGGATCGCTTTACTGGCGCAAATAAAGAAGCACATGACAAAAGGAGTCGAATCTGTCGAAGTCCAGCGCATCATGCGCAGAATAATGGAAAATGACGAGGAGTTATTCGCCGGGAATGAAGCGTTATCCAATGCCTTTTTTTGGGAAGTGCGCAAGTCCCAGGAAAAATCGGAGGCTGCCGGGTTGTACCCGATTGAACAGGAGGTACTGGATTTTATAAAGGAAGCAGCAGACGTGTATTTAAACAAAGAAGCAGAAAACGAGGGAGGCGGGAACTGA
- a CDS encoding GNAT family N-acetyltransferase produces MIEIKTIGREAVGEVASLIAELNNSEESHIGYCGKDENEIRKSLLEDLDEVPFSDCFAGVYEGATLVGVVGFDADLEDRSAEVWGPFLQENKWEAAFDLWNKMIELLPEEIDSLQMFSNAKNLRVCHLADELSFKKHSDQTILEFHRENRESLNSAQVEEITPEYVSAMTKLHDQAFPDTYYNGRQIIDRLNDHYRKVFVITSKGALTGYIYVEAEPEFGDANIEFFAVDPSARGQGIGTQLLAGALQWLFTFESIESIRLCVNASNGQAIHVYKKAGFQHLHDLRVFTKEIND; encoded by the coding sequence ATGATAGAGATAAAAACGATTGGTAGAGAAGCTGTCGGGGAAGTGGCGAGCCTGATCGCCGAGTTAAACAATAGTGAGGAATCCCACATCGGGTACTGCGGGAAGGACGAGAATGAAATCCGCAAATCCCTGCTGGAGGACTTGGATGAAGTACCGTTTTCTGACTGCTTTGCCGGTGTCTATGAGGGAGCCACACTGGTCGGGGTCGTGGGTTTTGACGCGGATCTGGAAGATCGAAGTGCCGAGGTTTGGGGACCGTTTCTGCAGGAAAATAAGTGGGAAGCTGCGTTTGATCTGTGGAACAAAATGATCGAACTGCTGCCGGAAGAGATTGATTCACTGCAGATGTTCTCAAACGCGAAAAATCTCCGCGTATGCCACCTGGCAGATGAGCTTTCCTTTAAAAAGCACAGCGACCAGACGATCCTGGAGTTCCACCGGGAGAACAGGGAGTCGTTAAACAGCGCTCAGGTAGAGGAAATAACGCCTGAGTATGTGTCTGCTATGACGAAGCTGCACGACCAGGCGTTTCCAGATACGTATTATAACGGCCGTCAGATTATCGACCGCCTGAATGACCACTACCGGAAAGTATTTGTGATCACGAGCAAAGGCGCATTAACCGGTTACATCTATGTGGAGGCGGAACCGGAATTTGGTGACGCCAATATCGAATTTTTCGCTGTCGATCCGTCTGCACGAGGGCAGGGGATCGGGACACAGCTGCTGGCAGGAGCGCTCCAATGGCTGTTTACGTTTGAGTCGATTGAATCGATCCGCCTTTGTGTGAATGCCTCGAACGGACAAGCCATTCATGTATACAAAAAAGCAGGTTTTCAGCACCTGCATGATCTGCGTGTGTTTACTAAAGAGATCAACGATTAG
- a CDS encoding ABC transporter ATP-binding protein — protein sequence MTAINIQNLTKDYGNHKGIFDVSFQIEEGEVVGFLGPNGAGKTTTIRHLLGFSKPQSGTAAVLQLNCWNESKEIQKHLGYLPAEMAFPENMTGTQLIQHTAKMRGLRDLKRSQQLIEMFNLDSSAPIKRMSKGMKQKVGIVCAFMHDPKVLILDEPTTGLDPLMQSVFVQLIREEKQKGKSILMSSHLFEEIEGTCDRIAMIKQGKIISVIKAQEFNNVEKTTFKVTFQNPEDFQSIQHDIFKISEIHKEGLQLVIEIKDTQLNDLIRALAAKNVISIREMKYSLEDNFMNFYRGENHDHVQ from the coding sequence ATGACAGCGATAAACATCCAGAATCTTACCAAGGATTACGGAAATCATAAGGGAATTTTTGATGTTTCGTTTCAAATAGAAGAAGGAGAGGTAGTTGGCTTTCTCGGTCCAAACGGGGCGGGGAAGACGACAACGATTCGCCATCTGTTGGGATTCAGTAAACCGCAAAGCGGAACGGCTGCTGTTTTACAGTTGAATTGCTGGAATGAGTCCAAAGAAATTCAAAAGCATTTAGGTTATCTGCCTGCAGAGATGGCCTTTCCGGAAAACATGACAGGCACGCAGCTTATTCAGCATACCGCGAAAATGCGAGGTCTCCGTGACCTGAAAAGGTCTCAACAGTTAATAGAGATGTTCAACCTTGATTCTTCAGCACCCATTAAGCGAATGTCGAAGGGGATGAAGCAAAAAGTTGGAATCGTTTGTGCCTTTATGCACGATCCTAAAGTTCTCATTCTAGATGAACCAACAACAGGACTTGATCCTTTGATGCAATCGGTCTTTGTTCAGCTTATTCGCGAGGAAAAGCAAAAGGGGAAAAGCATCCTCATGTCGTCTCATTTATTTGAAGAAATCGAGGGGACCTGCGACCGGATTGCCATGATTAAGCAGGGGAAAATCATCTCAGTCATAAAGGCGCAGGAATTTAACAACGTTGAGAAGACCACATTCAAAGTAACGTTTCAAAATCCTGAAGACTTCCAATCAATTCAGCACGATATTTTCAAGATTTCAGAGATTCACAAGGAAGGCTTGCAGCTCGTGATCGAAATAAAAGATACCCAACTAAACGATCTGATCCGTGCACTGGCTGCTAAAAATGTGATTTCCATTCGTGAAATGAAATACTCACTGGAAGATAATTTTATGAATTTTTACAGAGGGGAGAATCACGACCATGTTCAATAA
- a CDS encoding ABC transporter permease, whose amino-acid sequence MFNKTLFIHLIKSNAKVFLIIAGSLSVLIGIIMSVFTPETMNEIAQTSRDAPINPLGDISTLIAFTANQFFGNFALIFAMIYSVIIGNKLIAEQVDKGSMAYHLSTPITRTEYTVTSLIYFVSSLTALFTLIFGVGFGVAELVQPGELPLDTFFMLTLGSFLLSLAISGITFFASCLFNRSSYSLALGAGLTVFFFAANMLSGMSDSLSILENVTIITLFDSDAIIQSGSYGAQLFILGGLALVLYLMGVAVFKRKDLPL is encoded by the coding sequence ATGTTCAATAAGACTTTATTCATTCACTTAATTAAATCAAATGCAAAAGTATTTCTCATCATAGCGGGTTCACTTTCCGTGTTAATCGGGATCATCATGAGTGTCTTCACGCCGGAAACCATGAATGAAATTGCCCAAACAAGCAGGGATGCGCCCATTAATCCGTTAGGTGATATTTCAACCTTAATCGCTTTTACAGCAAATCAGTTCTTTGGAAACTTCGCCCTCATTTTCGCCATGATCTATTCCGTCATTATTGGCAATAAGTTAATAGCAGAGCAGGTAGATAAAGGCAGCATGGCATACCATCTGTCAACGCCCATCACAAGAACCGAGTACACGGTAACCAGTCTCATTTACTTTGTTTCCTCCCTCACCGCATTATTCACGCTGATCTTTGGGGTAGGATTTGGCGTGGCAGAGCTCGTTCAACCAGGTGAGCTTCCATTAGACACGTTCTTCATGCTTACGTTAGGTTCATTCCTATTGAGTCTCGCTATAAGCGGCATCACGTTTTTTGCCTCTTGTTTATTCAACCGGTCAAGCTATTCCTTGGCGCTCGGTGCAGGCCTAACGGTATTTTTCTTTGCCGCGAATATGCTTTCCGGCATGAGTGACAGTCTGTCAATCCTTGAAAATGTCACGATCATTACCCTTTTTGATTCGGATGCGATTATTCAAAGTGGAAGCTATGGTGCGCAGTTATTTATACTTGGAGGACTGGCGCTCGTTCTATACCTCATGGGAGTAGCGGTTTTTAAGCGGAAAGATCTGCCTTTGTAA
- a CDS encoding HAD family hydrolase, which translates to MREYKAVLFDLDDTLLDRDQAVNNMFFVILEKCYKNVGNSLKSTMLEYFRTQDKRAYGKSDKTGVLEALFDEFPPEYRLPNDETQNFWNYQFPACFSINENTITFLNTIKNQVKVALITNGTTQRQKEKIRNTDLERYFDAILISEEAGFTKPDKQIFDLALTELNVQPEEAIFVGDDLEMDMAGCQNAGIKGIWFNP; encoded by the coding sequence TTGAGAGAGTATAAAGCTGTGCTGTTTGATTTGGATGATACGCTGCTTGACCGGGATCAGGCAGTAAATAATATGTTCTTTGTCATTCTGGAAAAGTGTTATAAAAACGTTGGTAATTCCTTGAAATCCACCATGCTGGAGTATTTCAGAACACAAGATAAAAGAGCCTATGGCAAGAGTGATAAAACAGGGGTTCTTGAAGCGCTTTTCGATGAATTTCCGCCTGAGTACCGCTTGCCTAACGATGAGACCCAGAACTTCTGGAATTACCAGTTTCCTGCCTGTTTTTCAATAAACGAGAACACCATAACGTTCTTAAATACGATAAAAAACCAGGTGAAAGTTGCATTGATTACGAACGGCACCACACAGCGGCAAAAGGAAAAAATACGGAATACAGACCTGGAACGTTATTTTGATGCGATTCTAATTTCCGAAGAAGCAGGGTTCACAAAGCCGGACAAACAGATCTTTGACTTAGCGTTAACTGAACTGAATGTGCAGCCGGAAGAAGCGATATTCGTTGGGGATGACCTGGAGATGGACATGGCCGGCTGTCAGAACGCAGGAATAAAAGGAATCTGGTTCAATCCTTAG
- a CDS encoding TetR/AcrR family transcriptional regulator: MKKNPAITAQTRQNLTDAFWQFYITKRIEKITIKEITKKAGYNRSTFYEYFTDVYDVLEQLENNLISKLQEMPMQQLSSSGDPFPLEALVRLYSDHSQYLAVLLGDHGDPAFQRRIKASIKPLMKETLVVQGAKDGIELDYTLEYALSAMIGILSYWFNQENAPSIEDLTALLGELSSDGVIGKLMGLRE; encoded by the coding sequence ATGAAAAAGAATCCAGCGATTACCGCTCAAACGAGACAAAATTTAACTGATGCTTTCTGGCAGTTTTATATCACAAAGCGAATCGAAAAAATAACGATTAAAGAAATTACAAAGAAAGCGGGCTATAATCGGTCCACCTTTTACGAGTACTTTACGGATGTGTATGACGTGTTAGAGCAATTGGAAAACAATTTAATTTCCAAGCTGCAGGAAATGCCGATGCAGCAGCTTTCTTCTTCAGGCGACCCATTTCCTCTTGAAGCACTGGTCCGCTTGTATTCCGACCACAGTCAGTATCTTGCCGTCCTGCTTGGAGACCACGGAGATCCGGCCTTTCAAAGAAGAATCAAAGCCAGCATTAAGCCCCTGATGAAAGAAACCCTTGTCGTACAGGGAGCAAAAGACGGCATTGAGCTCGACTACACATTGGAATATGCGCTATCTGCGATGATCGGGATTTTAAGCTATTGGTTCAACCAGGAAAACGCTCCTTCTATTGAAGACTTAACAGCGCTGCTTGGAGAACTTTCGAGTGATGGTGTGATAGGGAAACTGATGGGCTTGAGAGAGTGA
- a CDS encoding alpha/beta fold hydrolase, which yields MKKTVLFIHSGGPQGRREGSSDLAAYLERRLETRFNVVCPKMPNPENPEYIRWKDQLENEWNKLNGDVILVGHSLGGTVLLKYLSEESPNLTISGLFIIASPYWGLDEEWQRKDFILQPDFQDSLPAIPDLFLYHSRDEVIVPFKHHEIYSEKLPQASLRPLEGNQHLFHNGLPILAEDIERL from the coding sequence ATGAAAAAAACAGTTTTATTTATTCACAGCGGCGGTCCACAGGGCCGGCGAGAAGGAAGCAGTGATCTGGCAGCGTATCTGGAACGAAGACTCGAAACACGATTTAACGTTGTTTGCCCAAAGATGCCTAATCCGGAAAACCCCGAGTATATCCGATGGAAGGATCAGCTCGAAAATGAATGGAATAAGCTGAACGGCGATGTGATTTTAGTTGGTCATTCTTTGGGTGGAACTGTGTTATTAAAGTACCTTTCAGAGGAATCACCCAATCTTACTATTAGTGGTTTGTTTATCATCGCTTCACCTTACTGGGGGTTGGATGAAGAGTGGCAGCGGAAGGATTTTATTCTGCAGCCTGATTTCCAGGACAGCCTGCCCGCAATCCCCGATCTGTTTTTATACCACAGCCGGGACGAGGTGATTGTCCCATTTAAACATCATGAAATCTATTCGGAAAAGCTTCCACAGGCATCCCTGCGGCCACTTGAAGGTAATCAGCATTTATTTCATAACGGTTTACCGATACTGGCGGAGGATATAGAGAGATTGTAA
- a CDS encoding VOC family protein, translated as MAKNKLLRMDNVAIVVESLDDAISFFEEIGLNLEGRAIVDGEWAGHVTGLGSQCAEIAMMVTPDGHSRLELLRFLNPPAISDHRTAPVNALGYLRVMFTVEDIDEMVTRLTKYGARLVGEVVQYGDSYRLCYIRGTEGLLIGLAEQLGNK; from the coding sequence ATGGCAAAAAACAAGTTATTAAGAATGGACAATGTCGCCATCGTTGTAGAATCCCTTGATGACGCAATTTCTTTTTTTGAGGAGATTGGCTTGAACCTCGAAGGGCGAGCCATTGTCGATGGTGAATGGGCTGGTCACGTAACCGGTCTGGGTTCTCAGTGCGCAGAGATTGCTATGATGGTCACCCCGGATGGCCACAGCCGACTTGAACTTTTGCGATTTCTCAACCCACCTGCTATTTCAGATCACCGGACTGCTCCTGTAAACGCTCTCGGATATCTACGCGTCATGTTCACCGTTGAAGACATTGACGAAATGGTTACCAGGCTCACAAAGTATGGTGCTCGGCTCGTTGGAGAAGTGGTTCAGTACGGGGACTCATATCGGCTCTGCTACATTCGCGGTACCGAAGGGCTTTTAATCGGTTTGGCGGAACAACTCGGTAACAAATAG